One genomic segment of Prosthecobacter fusiformis includes these proteins:
- a CDS encoding DUF5713 family protein, with translation MLSTKSLSAMPVSNPQILAHPFLEKMYSDEYFPPALVDKLKDILMKWCEEIEAVKPADLPALYELSHEATEQINQLAEEFEENESEIETAAREAIAADFRFIAAAYGYEADIEELIAPRDW, from the coding sequence ATGCTCTCCACAAAATCGCTTTCCGCTATGCCCGTCAGCAATCCTCAGATATTGGCCCATCCCTTCCTGGAAAAGATGTATTCAGATGAATACTTCCCACCCGCCTTGGTGGATAAGCTCAAAGACATTCTCATGAAATGGTGCGAGGAAATTGAAGCGGTAAAGCCCGCCGACCTTCCGGCCCTTTATGAGCTTTCCCATGAGGCCACTGAACAGATCAATCAACTCGCAGAAGAATTTGAAGAAAACGAAAGCGAAATTGAAACAGCCGCCCGCGAGGCCATCGCCGCAGATTTTAGGTTTATTGCCGCCGCCTACGGTTACGAGGCCGATATTGAAGAATTGATCGCACCCCGGGATTGGTAG